The genomic DNA AAGGCCGGCAGGACGAGAAGCGCGGCAAGCTCTGGACCCGCGCCATCCGTGAAATCATGGTGGCCGCGCGCACCGGCGGCGGCGACCTGAGCGCCAATCCGCGCCTGCGGCTGGCGGTCGAGAAGGCCAAGGCGGTCAATCTGCCGGCCGACACCGTCAAGCGCAACATCGACAAGGCCACCGGCAACCTCGAAGGCGTCAACTACGAGGAAATCCGCTACGAAGGCTACGGCATCGGCGGCGCCGCCATCATCGTCGACACCATGACCGACAACCGCGTGCGCACCGTCGCCGAGGTGCGCCATGCCTTTTCCAAGCACGGCGGCAACATGGGCACCGAAGGTTCGGTCGCCTTCCAGTTCAAGCACTGCGGCCAGTTCGTGTTCGCGCCCGGCACCAGCGAGGACAAGGTGATGGAAGTCGCGCTCGAGGCCGGCGCCGAGGACGTCGTCACCGACGACGAAGGCGCGATCGAGGTGCTGACGGCCGTCGGCGATTTCGAGGCGGTCAAGAACGCGCTCGAGGCCGCGGGCCTGAAGCCCGAGCTGGCCGAGGTCACGATGCGGGCCGAGAACACCATCGACCTGGCCGGCGACGAAGCCGCCAGGATGCAGAAGCTGCTCGACGTGCTGGAAGACCTGGACGACGTCCAGGAGATCTACCACAACGCCGCGCTGTCCGAATGACACAACCCATGAAAGCCTGCGCATGAAGGTACTGGTGATCGGGGGAGGCGGCCGCGAGCACGCGCTGGCGTGGCGGCTGGCGCAGGCCGAACGGGTCAGCAAGGTCTACGTGGCGCCCGGCAACGGCGGCACGCGCACCGATTCGCGCTACGAATGCATCGACCTGGCCGAGCCCGCCGCCCTGCGGGCCTGGGCCGCGAAGGAAAAGATCGCGCTGACCGTGGTCGGCCCCGAGGCGCCGCTGGCCGCCGGCGTGGTCGACGAGTTCCGCGCCAACGGGCTGCGCATCTTCGGGCCGACCAAGGCGGCGGCGCAGCTCGAAAGCTCCAAGGCCTTCTCGAAAGCCTTCATGGAGCGCCACCGCATTCCGACGGCCGAGTACGAGGCCTTCACCGATGCCGCGGCCGCGCACGCCTACGTCGACGCCCGGGGCGCGCCGATCGTCGTCAAGGCCGACGGCCTGGCGGCCGGCAAGGGCGTGGTGGTCGCCATGACGGTCCAGGAGGCGCACGAGGCGATCGACTTCATGCTGGTCGACAACAAGTTCGGCGTCTCGCACAACGAGGGCGAGGACGGCAGGGCGTCGCCGCGCGTCGTCATCGAGGAGTTCCTTGCGGGCGAAGAGGCCAGCTTCATCGTGCTGTGCGACGGCCGCAACGTGACCGCGCTGGCCACCAGCCAGGACCACAAGCGCCTGCAGGACGACGACCAGGGGCCGAACACCGGCGGCATGGGCGCCTATTCGCCGGCGCCGGTGGTGACCGCGGAGGTCCACGCGCGCGCCATGCGCGAGATCATCCTGCCGACGATCCGCGGCATGGAGAAGGACGGCATTCCCTACACGGGCTTCCTCTACGCCGGCCTGATGATCGATGCCGCCGGCCACCCGAAGACGCTTGAATTCAATTGCCGCATGGGCGATCCCGAGACGCAGCCGATCATGATGCGGCTGAAGTCCGATCTGTTCGAGGTGTTCTGGCATGCGACCGACGGCACGCTGGACCAGGTCGAACTCGACTGGGACCGCCGCGTCGCGCTCGGTGTGGTGATGGCGGCGCACGGCTATCCGCTCGCGCCGCGCAAGGGCGATCGCATCGTCGGCATTCCGCCCGAAGCGCCCGATGCCGTGGTGTTCCATGCGGGGACCACGCTCGACGGCAAGGAACTGCGCACCAGTGGCGGCCGCGTGCTCTGCGTGACCGTGCTGGCCGACAGCGTCAAACAGGCGCAGCAGCGCGCCTATGCGGTGGCGGCGCGCATCCAGTTCGACGGCGCGCAGTACCGCAAGGACATCGGGCACCGCGCTGTCCACGCGCGCGGCGCGCAGAGCTGATGCCCTCGCAGCCGGAAGCGGTCGGCGATTACCTGCGCGGGCTGCAGCAGCGCATCGTGGCAGCGCTCGAGGCGGCGGACGGCACGGCCTGCGTGCGCGATGCCTGGCACAAGGAACCGGGCGAGCCCTTGCAGGGCAGCGGCCTGACCTGCATCCTCGAGGATGGCCCGCTGTTCGAACGCGCGGGCTGCGGCTTCTCGCAGGTGCGCGGGCCGAAGCTGCCGCCCTCGGCGACGCAGCACCGGCCCGAGCTCGCCGGCGCGCCCTTCGAAGCGATGGGCGTCTCGCTGGTGTTCCATCCGCGCAATCCCTATGTGCCGACCGTGCACATGAACGTACGCATGATTGCCGCGCTGCCAGCCGACGCGCCGCCGGTGTGCTGGTTCGGCGGCGGCATGGACCTCACGCCGTACTACGGCTTCGAGGACGACGCGGTGCATTTCCACCGCAGTTGCCGCGATGCGCTCGCGCCCTTTGGCGACGACAAATATCCGCGCTTCAAGAAGTGGTGCGACGCGTATTTCTTCCTGAAGCATCGCAACGAGCAGCGCGGCATCGGCGGCATCTTCTTCGACGATTTCGCTGAGCTGGAATTCGCTCGGAGTTTTGCCATGCTGCGCTCGGTCGGCGACGCCTTGCTGCCGGCCTATCTGCCGATCATGGAGCGGCGCCGCGACACGCCCTACGGCGAGCGCGAGCGGGCCTTCCAGCTCTACCGCCGCGGGCGCTATGTCGAGTTCAATCTGGTGTGGGACCGCGGCACCCATTTCGGCCTGCAGTCGGGTGGTCGCACCGAATCGATCCTGTTGTCGATGCCGCCGCTCGCGAGCTGGGCCTATCGCCAACAGCCCGCGCCGGGCAGTGCGGAGGCCGCCCTGTACGAGCACTTCATCGTGCGGCGCGAATGGCTGTGACGGGCGCGCCCCCCGGCGACGCGCGGCAGGCGCTGCGCATCGGCGTGTTCGGCGGCGCCTTCGATCCGCCGCACGACGCGCACCGGGCCCTGGCCGAGGCGGCGCTGGCGCAGCTGGCACTGGCCGAACTGCGCATCTTTCCGACCGGCCAGGCCTGGCACAAGCAGCATGCATTGAGCGCTGCCGAGCATCGGCTGGCGATGACGCAGCTGGCCTTTGCCGGCCTCGCGAACACGGTGATCGATGTCCGCGAGATCCGGCGCGCGGGGCCGTCCTACACCCTCGACACCCTGCGCGAGCTGCAGCAGGAACGGCCGGCGGCGCAACTGGTGCTGATCATGGGCGCCGACCAGGCGACGGCCCTTCCCAACTGGCATGGCTGGCGGGACATCTTGTCGATCGCTATCGTTTCTGTAGCGTATCGCGCAACAGCCGCGGGCTTTGCCGATCGATTTGACCCTAGAATCCTGCCTGACCTGCCAGCCACCGCGCGCTTCGAGCCCCTCGAGCTTCCCGCGATGGACGTCAGCGCGACCGAGATCCGGACACGCGTTGCGCACGGCGAAGATATTTCCAGCTTGGTTCCTGCGGCGGTTGCACGCTATATTGACCGACATCACCTCTACCACTCCGCCTGATGACCACTGAAGCCGCCGCCAAGAAAGACACCCAGAAACTCCAGAGAGCCATCGTCGATGGGCTGGAAGACGTCAAGGCGCAGGACATCCAGGTTTTCGATACCGAGCATCTCTCGCCGCTCTTCGAGCGCGTGA from Variovorax sp. PBL-E5 includes the following:
- the purD gene encoding phosphoribosylamine--glycine ligase is translated as MKVLVIGGGGREHALAWRLAQAERVSKVYVAPGNGGTRTDSRYECIDLAEPAALRAWAAKEKIALTVVGPEAPLAAGVVDEFRANGLRIFGPTKAAAQLESSKAFSKAFMERHRIPTAEYEAFTDAAAAHAYVDARGAPIVVKADGLAAGKGVVVAMTVQEAHEAIDFMLVDNKFGVSHNEGEDGRASPRVVIEEFLAGEEASFIVLCDGRNVTALATSQDHKRLQDDDQGPNTGGMGAYSPAPVVTAEVHARAMREIILPTIRGMEKDGIPYTGFLYAGLMIDAAGHPKTLEFNCRMGDPETQPIMMRLKSDLFEVFWHATDGTLDQVELDWDRRVALGVVMAAHGYPLAPRKGDRIVGIPPEAPDAVVFHAGTTLDGKELRTSGGRVLCVTVLADSVKQAQQRAYAVAARIQFDGAQYRKDIGHRAVHARGAQS
- the hemF gene encoding oxygen-dependent coproporphyrinogen oxidase; this translates as MPSQPEAVGDYLRGLQQRIVAALEAADGTACVRDAWHKEPGEPLQGSGLTCILEDGPLFERAGCGFSQVRGPKLPPSATQHRPELAGAPFEAMGVSLVFHPRNPYVPTVHMNVRMIAALPADAPPVCWFGGGMDLTPYYGFEDDAVHFHRSCRDALAPFGDDKYPRFKKWCDAYFFLKHRNEQRGIGGIFFDDFAELEFARSFAMLRSVGDALLPAYLPIMERRRDTPYGERERAFQLYRRGRYVEFNLVWDRGTHFGLQSGGRTESILLSMPPLASWAYRQQPAPGSAEAALYEHFIVRREWL
- the nadD gene encoding nicotinate-nucleotide adenylyltransferase, with amino-acid sequence MAVTGAPPGDARQALRIGVFGGAFDPPHDAHRALAEAALAQLALAELRIFPTGQAWHKQHALSAAEHRLAMTQLAFAGLANTVIDVREIRRAGPSYTLDTLRELQQERPAAQLVLIMGADQATALPNWHGWRDILSIAIVSVAYRATAAGFADRFDPRILPDLPATARFEPLELPAMDVSATEIRTRVAHGEDISSLVPAAVARYIDRHHLYHSA
- a CDS encoding YebC/PmpR family DNA-binding transcriptional regulator, yielding MAGHSKWANIQHRKGRQDEKRGKLWTRAIREIMVAARTGGGDLSANPRLRLAVEKAKAVNLPADTVKRNIDKATGNLEGVNYEEIRYEGYGIGGAAIIVDTMTDNRVRTVAEVRHAFSKHGGNMGTEGSVAFQFKHCGQFVFAPGTSEDKVMEVALEAGAEDVVTDDEGAIEVLTAVGDFEAVKNALEAAGLKPELAEVTMRAENTIDLAGDEAARMQKLLDVLEDLDDVQEIYHNAALSE